In one Roseburia intestinalis L1-82 genomic region, the following are encoded:
- a CDS encoding glycoside hydrolase family 13 protein → MKRKWWHDKVAYQIYPKSFLDTNGDGIGDLRGIISKLDYLKELGIDIIWLSPIYKSPFVDQGYDISDYYKIAEEFGTMEEFDELLAEAKKRDMYIVMDLVVNHCSSEHEYFKAALADPDGPYADYFYFVKGIDGKEPSNYRSYFGGKAWEPVPGSDKYYLHMFAKEQPDWNWENKEVRDKIYKMINWWLDKGLGGFRIDAIINIKKDTSFPSYEPDGDDGLVSCVKMVEETDGVGEFLEEMKHETFEKYDAFTVGEVFNMKEDELREFVGDDGHFSSMFDFSALELTYGEHGWYDSKPVDFKRWREILFASQKEMEGIGFKANIIENHDEPRGASRYLPEYAQNEMGKKMLATTSILLRGIPFIYQGQEIGMTNCHRNDISEYDDISTKDQYQVAIDAGCTKEEALACCYENSRDNARTPMQWSADENGGFSAHAPWLAVNPNYKEINVSEQEGRADSVLSYYKELITLRKSPEYEETFVYGNVEPVYEDTDTVFGFMRMGKENRQKILVAANYGKEAVSLPLPGTAKKLLLSNAGRRKLADADHITLESLETAVVLLKA, encoded by the coding sequence ATGAAAAGAAAATGGTGGCATGACAAGGTAGCATATCAGATCTATCCAAAGAGTTTTCTGGATACAAACGGAGACGGCATTGGTGATCTGAGAGGAATTATCTCAAAACTGGATTATTTAAAGGAACTTGGAATTGATATCATCTGGCTCTCTCCAATCTACAAATCGCCGTTTGTTGATCAGGGGTATGACATATCTGATTACTATAAAATCGCCGAAGAGTTCGGAACCATGGAAGAGTTTGATGAGCTGCTTGCCGAGGCGAAAAAGCGCGATATGTATATTGTGATGGATCTCGTGGTAAATCACTGTTCCAGTGAACATGAATACTTTAAGGCAGCGCTGGCCGACCCGGACGGGCCATATGCCGATTATTTTTATTTTGTAAAAGGAATAGATGGAAAAGAGCCGAGCAACTACCGTTCTTATTTTGGCGGAAAAGCGTGGGAGCCGGTGCCGGGATCAGATAAATATTATCTGCACATGTTTGCAAAAGAACAGCCGGACTGGAACTGGGAGAATAAAGAAGTCCGCGACAAGATCTATAAAATGATCAACTGGTGGTTAGATAAGGGACTTGGCGGATTCCGCATCGATGCAATCATTAATATCAAGAAAGATACGAGTTTCCCGTCCTATGAACCCGATGGGGATGATGGTCTGGTATCCTGTGTAAAAATGGTTGAGGAGACGGACGGCGTCGGAGAATTTTTAGAGGAGATGAAACATGAGACCTTCGAGAAATATGATGCTTTTACCGTCGGCGAAGTCTTTAATATGAAAGAGGACGAACTGCGGGAGTTTGTCGGAGATGATGGACATTTCTCAAGTATGTTTGATTTCTCCGCGCTTGAGCTGACTTACGGGGAACATGGCTGGTATGACAGCAAACCGGTGGATTTTAAGCGGTGGAGAGAGATTCTGTTTGCGTCCCAGAAGGAGATGGAGGGGATTGGATTCAAGGCAAATATCATTGAAAATCATGATGAGCCGAGAGGTGCAAGCCGTTATCTTCCGGAATATGCGCAGAATGAAATGGGCAAAAAAATGCTTGCTACGACTTCGATTCTGCTGCGTGGAATTCCGTTTATCTATCAGGGACAGGAAATCGGCATGACAAACTGTCATAGAAATGATATTTCAGAATATGATGATATCAGTACAAAAGATCAGTATCAGGTTGCAATCGACGCGGGCTGCACAAAAGAAGAAGCGTTGGCATGCTGCTATGAAAACAGCAGGGATAATGCGCGCACACCGATGCAGTGGAGTGCAGATGAAAATGGAGGTTTTAGCGCACATGCTCCGTGGCTTGCAGTGAATCCGAATTATAAAGAGATCAATGTCAGTGAGCAGGAGGGAAGGGCGGACTCTGTACTTTCCTATTATAAAGAACTGATTACACTGCGCAAATCACCGGAATACGAAGAAACATTTGTCTATGGAAATGTAGAGCCGGTTTACGAAGATACGGATACAGTGTTTGGATTTATGCGTATGGGTAAAGAAAACAGACAGAAAATACTCGTGGCAGCAAATTACGGAAAAGAGGCAGTAAGTCTGCCACTGCCTGGAACTGCCAAAAAACTTTTGCTGTCAAATGCCGGAAGGAGAAAACTGGCAGATGCAGATCATATTACATTAGAGAGCCTTGAAACAGCAGTCGTTCTGCTGAAGGCATAA
- a CDS encoding AraC family transcriptional regulator, with the protein MAISLSLDQKEKAKHGEQLFPLQRYITNLSSTYPAVTAHWHKEAEFTMITDGNCTYQIQLCPYPVNAGDLIFVPPLVLHSIHSNTDPAMASETFVFHMNYLGMGNADICAVKYLTPLAMQKIIPPYIIKKEHPVYADALSIFHKISQLYHAKPIGYELRIKSLLLELIALLLPFCQEDSAFSQLSNEHTSKLKAVLEFIEQHYADPLSVADLASVCCFSEYHFMRFFKKYMGESAMEYVRNVRLAKAAELFEQGAQSSLEVSLSCGFNNLSYFHREFKEKYGMTPGTFQRKINV; encoded by the coding sequence ATGGCAATCAGTTTATCTTTAGACCAAAAAGAAAAAGCAAAACACGGCGAACAGCTATTTCCATTGCAGCGTTATATCACAAATCTTTCCTCCACTTATCCGGCAGTCACTGCACACTGGCATAAAGAGGCTGAATTTACCATGATCACAGACGGAAACTGCACTTATCAGATACAGCTTTGCCCCTACCCTGTCAATGCAGGAGATCTTATATTTGTGCCTCCCCTGGTTCTTCATTCCATCCATTCCAATACCGATCCTGCAATGGCTTCCGAGACATTTGTCTTTCATATGAATTATCTTGGCATGGGAAATGCGGACATCTGCGCAGTAAAATATCTCACACCGCTTGCGATGCAAAAAATCATCCCGCCCTATATCATAAAAAAAGAACATCCAGTCTATGCGGATGCCCTGTCAATATTCCATAAAATCAGTCAGCTTTATCACGCCAAACCCATCGGCTACGAGCTAAGGATCAAATCACTCCTTTTAGAACTGATTGCTCTCCTGCTCCCTTTCTGCCAGGAGGATTCTGCATTTTCCCAGCTTTCCAATGAACATACCAGTAAATTAAAAGCTGTGTTAGAATTTATCGAGCAGCATTATGCTGACCCGTTATCGGTCGCAGATCTCGCATCTGTCTGCTGTTTCAGTGAATATCATTTTATGCGGTTTTTCAAAAAATATATGGGAGAATCTGCCATGGAATATGTACGGAATGTCCGGTTGGCGAAAGCAGCAGAACTCTTCGAACAGGGTGCACAATCCTCGCTTGAGGTCTCACTCTCCTGTGGATTTAACAATCTGTCCTATTTTCACCGGGAATTTAAAGAAAAATATGGGATGACACCGGGAACTTTTCAGCGGAAGATCAATGTTTAG
- a CDS encoding tyrosine-type recombinase/integrase, with protein sequence MGKDLKGKELGTGLRQRKDGRYEARAKINGIDINLYDVDLKKLKILFEKAKEEARNNIDMKRQKITLNEWFEEWFANYKIPNIKETSVFPMRSKYYNTFGKAIGNMKVTDIRNLDIQRVINDMNKQGRASSSMRDALGRVRECLESAKNNRIIDINPCFEINVPWENKTAERRFLSMAEQTRFLQEVEHNWYKEMFYIMFLTGMRIGEVGGLKWEDIDWNKKCINIQRSLSCQYENGVKTMRLTKPKTHNSYRSIPFMAETEEILLSQKEKQNRQKKAYGNRWRSSGEFDNLVFTTSLGSPVIRNVAEKEIKKVVKAINFQEAIEAVKENREPIEFKDLYPHAIRHTFCSRCFEKGMDAKVVQMLMGHQHYSTTIDIYTHVTETKFEEEIAKFGSVSEKQKVQKNKNSTQCA encoded by the coding sequence ATGGGTAAAGATTTAAAAGGAAAAGAATTAGGAACAGGTTTACGTCAAAGAAAGGACGGTAGATACGAAGCAAGAGCAAAGATAAACGGAATAGACATTAACTTGTATGATGTTGATTTGAAGAAATTAAAAATATTGTTTGAAAAGGCAAAAGAAGAAGCAAGAAATAATATTGATATGAAACGTCAGAAAATAACGCTGAATGAATGGTTTGAGGAATGGTTTGCAAATTATAAAATTCCTAATATCAAGGAAACAAGCGTGTTTCCTATGCGTAGCAAATATTATAATACATTTGGAAAAGCAATAGGGAATATGAAAGTGACAGATATACGGAACTTGGATATTCAACGTGTCATTAACGATATGAATAAGCAGGGGAGAGCGTCTTCCAGTATGCGAGATGCTTTAGGCAGAGTTCGGGAGTGTTTGGAGTCTGCAAAGAATAATCGTATTATAGACATCAATCCATGTTTTGAAATCAATGTACCTTGGGAAAATAAAACAGCAGAAAGACGTTTCTTATCAATGGCAGAGCAAACAAGGTTTTTGCAGGAAGTAGAGCATAACTGGTATAAAGAGATGTTTTACATTATGTTTCTGACGGGTATGCGAATTGGGGAAGTCGGTGGTCTGAAATGGGAAGATATAGACTGGAATAAGAAATGTATTAACATTCAAAGGTCTTTATCCTGTCAATATGAAAATGGAGTAAAGACTATGCGACTAACAAAGCCTAAAACACATAATTCATACAGAAGTATTCCGTTTATGGCAGAAACAGAAGAAATTCTGTTATCTCAAAAAGAAAAACAGAACAGGCAGAAAAAAGCCTATGGAAATCGTTGGCGTTCAAGTGGAGAATTTGATAACTTGGTGTTTACCACTTCTTTAGGAAGTCCAGTTATTCGGAATGTAGCAGAAAAAGAAATTAAGAAAGTAGTAAAAGCAATCAATTTTCAAGAAGCAATAGAAGCGGTAAAGGAAAACAGAGAGCCGATAGAATTTAAAGACCTTTATCCTCATGCAATCCGACATACATTTTGTAGCAGGTGCTTTGAAAAAGGAATGGACGCTAAAGTAGTGCAAATGCTAATGGGACATCAGCATTACAGTACAACGATTGACATATATACTCATGTGACAGAAACAAAATTTGAAGAAGAAATAGCAAAGTTTGGTAGCGTGAGTGAAAAACAGAAAGTTCAGAAAAATAAAAACTCTACCCAGTGTGCATAA
- a CDS encoding excisionase: MEKALLNLKEVSEYLGLGETKTRELLKSRNCPFSMKIGYRWYANRRLLDTWLEQQAKSY; encoded by the coding sequence ATAGAAAAAGCATTATTAAATTTAAAGGAAGTAAGTGAGTATCTTGGACTTGGAGAAACAAAGACAAGAGAACTCTTGAAAAGTAGAAACTGTCCGTTTTCCATGAAGATTGGGTATCGGTGGTATGCGAACAGAAGATTATTAGACACATGGCTAGAGCAACAAGCAAAAAGTTATTGA
- a CDS encoding replication initiation factor domain-containing protein: MATPLQIGGMVNLEERSGSFLPELPYTNRGVIRQKEALSALIDWCQITIKEVPLEAVIEDVLRIPLELMTVTGYEKGIAGHEVVAIFDNIKVLKPTGNAQYQGFQILMSGKGCRNYENFLQLNEETWFDFLNRVCQYHINVPRIDLAIDDRKPYLSIPDLIVRTKEGLLSTKLREIDFHDSGELKEEVFQSKGGSLYLGSSASNLRLVFYEKGYEQNKKYGTELDENWNRYELRFRQEMAVSVVQELLRYRDVAGLAMEVLNSKIRFLEKPTDSMTTRKRLYPTYQAWAELMKDIGKVKLTMQPQKKSLQKVWEWLEKYVAPSLKLFAEVGKIEKRDYIGNLVANGEMNITQKQLYDDYIKARRLEERG; this comes from the coding sequence ATGGCAACGCCATTGCAGATAGGAGGTATGGTAAATTTGGAAGAAAGAAGCGGAAGTTTTCTTCCAGAACTCCCCTACACTAACAGGGGAGTAATACGACAGAAAGAAGCATTAAGTGCCTTGATAGACTGGTGTCAGATAACGATTAAGGAAGTTCCGTTAGAAGCAGTTATAGAAGATGTACTGAGAATACCTTTGGAACTTATGACCGTAACGGGTTATGAAAAGGGGATTGCAGGACATGAGGTTGTGGCAATCTTCGATAATATCAAGGTGCTAAAGCCGACAGGAAATGCACAGTATCAAGGCTTTCAGATTTTAATGAGTGGGAAAGGCTGTCGCAACTATGAGAATTTTTTACAACTCAATGAGGAAACATGGTTTGATTTCTTGAACAGAGTTTGCCAGTATCATATCAATGTTCCTCGGATTGATTTGGCGATAGATGATAGAAAACCTTATTTGAGTATTCCCGATTTGATTGTACGGACAAAAGAGGGATTGCTTTCCACAAAACTAAGGGAGATAGATTTTCACGACTCGGGAGAACTGAAAGAAGAAGTGTTTCAGAGTAAAGGTGGTAGTCTTTATCTCGGCAGTTCAGCCAGCAATTTGAGATTGGTATTTTATGAAAAAGGATATGAACAGAATAAAAAATATGGAACAGAATTAGACGAAAATTGGAATAGATATGAGTTGAGATTTCGGCAGGAAATGGCAGTTAGCGTAGTACAGGAATTATTGAGATATAGAGATGTGGCAGGACTGGCAATGGAAGTATTGAACAGCAAAATACGATTTTTAGAAAAGCCGACAGACAGCATGACAACACGAAAAAGGCTTTACCCAACCTATCAAGCGTGGGCGGAACTGATGAAAGATATAGGTAAGGTTAAACTTACCATGCAACCACAGAAGAAAAGTTTACAAAAGGTGTGGGAATGGTTAGAAAAGTATGTTGCTCCGTCTTTGAAACTGTTTGCAGAGGTTGGAAAGATAGAGAAAAGGGATTATATCGGTAATCTTGTAGCAAATGGAGAAATGAATATCACACAGAAACAGTTGTATGATGATTACATAAAAGCAAGAAGATTAGAGGAAAGGGGATAA
- a CDS encoding helix-turn-helix domain-containing protein produces MNTIAERIKFAMKAKNKKQVDIVKDTGISKGAFSSYLSGQYNPKADKMELIADSLDVDLRWLYGQNVPMEHTSQNDNALQYVFYNNSCSEYLLDDLDDIYIAMMTQYAALIPRFYVLVNRAGNAMHILPLFLKEDSSQFYECPSDFFYSDRHTIFTRDFESIHMVLTTATIYYYGIDTATYEPKVTMLSYSQTDDCFHIDNGIQDGHIKAFEKELEKEALYLKHNAQ; encoded by the coding sequence ATGAATACAATCGCAGAACGGATTAAATTTGCCATGAAAGCAAAAAATAAAAAACAAGTAGATATAGTCAAAGATACAGGTATCAGCAAAGGGGCGTTTAGTTCCTATCTTTCGGGACAATACAACCCCAAAGCCGATAAAATGGAACTGATCGCCGACTCCTTAGATGTAGATTTGCGTTGGCTTTACGGACAAAATGTGCCTATGGAACATACAAGTCAAAACGATAACGCCCTGCAATATGTCTTTTATAACAACTCCTGCTCTGAGTATCTTCTTGATGATTTAGATGATATATATATCGCCATGATGACACAATATGCCGCCCTCATTCCACGCTTTTATGTCCTTGTCAATCGTGCTGGAAATGCAATGCACATACTGCCACTATTTTTGAAAGAGGATAGTTCCCAATTCTATGAATGCCCGTCTGATTTCTTTTATTCCGACAGGCATACAATTTTTACAAGAGATTTTGAAAGCATTCACATGGTATTAACAACCGCCACGATTTACTATTATGGAATTGATACAGCAACCTATGAACCGAAAGTTACCATGCTCTCCTACTCACAGACTGACGACTGCTTTCATATCGACAACGGAATACAAGACGGTCACATAAAAGCATTTGAAAAGGAACTGGAGAAAGAAGCACTTTACTTAAAGCATAACGCCCAGTAA
- a CDS encoding helix-turn-helix domain-containing protein: MKYGHLELHIEELLKEKGISKNTICKELDIPRSNFNRYCRNEFQRLDAQLICKLCSYLECGIEELIEYVKE; this comes from the coding sequence ATGAAGTATGGACATTTGGAACTTCACATAGAGGAACTGCTGAAAGAAAAAGGAATTAGTAAGAATACCATTTGTAAGGAATTGGATATACCGAGGTCTAATTTTAATCGTTATTGCAGAAATGAATTTCAGAGATTAGACGCACAACTAATCTGTAAACTGTGCAGTTACTTGGAGTGTGGAATAGAAGAACTGATAGAGTATGTGAAAGAATGA